In a genomic window of Agrobacterium tumefaciens:
- a CDS encoding LysR family transcriptional regulator, translating into MKEQIGIDRLTGLIAFARAGSLGSYTAAARSLSISPSAVSKSIQRLEKQLGVSLFARTTRSLALTTEGRDLHERALRLLHDAEDIEQAAKAARTEPAGTLRIAASLPIGLHVIAPMLPQFRRLHSRVNIDLRLSDHMVDLIEGGYDVAVRIGDVADSRLLSRRLLPHRLCCYASPEYLAGRSPPTSPDQLEEHETVSLRYQSSGQLFRWPFHVGDREVEIVPTSSIIVDASEAVLATIAAGAGIGMATNFMASTWVRRGALIPVLADYAVERHNITALWPESRRSNPAVRAFLDSLVKLS; encoded by the coding sequence ATGAAGGAACAAATCGGAATTGATAGACTGACTGGGTTGATCGCATTCGCTCGGGCCGGCTCGCTCGGAAGCTACACCGCCGCCGCCCGCTCCTTGTCCATCTCACCCTCGGCGGTCAGCAAAAGCATTCAGCGGCTGGAAAAGCAGCTCGGCGTTTCGCTTTTTGCGCGTACGACACGTTCCCTGGCCCTGACGACCGAGGGGCGCGATCTTCATGAGCGTGCGCTCAGGCTGCTGCACGACGCCGAAGATATAGAGCAGGCGGCAAAAGCAGCGCGCACCGAGCCCGCCGGCACTTTACGGATTGCAGCATCGTTGCCTATCGGCCTGCACGTAATAGCGCCGATGCTTCCTCAGTTTCGCAGGCTCCATTCGAGGGTCAATATAGATCTACGTTTGAGCGATCACATGGTTGATCTTATCGAAGGCGGCTACGATGTAGCGGTCCGCATTGGTGATGTGGCAGATTCGCGCCTGCTTTCGCGCCGCCTTCTGCCACATCGGCTATGCTGTTATGCCTCGCCCGAGTATCTGGCCGGGCGCAGCCCGCCGACCAGCCCAGACCAATTGGAAGAGCACGAGACTGTCAGCCTGCGCTACCAGAGTAGTGGCCAGCTGTTCCGCTGGCCTTTCCACGTAGGAGACAGGGAGGTGGAGATTGTGCCCACCTCTAGCATTATCGTTGACGCGAGCGAAGCCGTGCTGGCAACGATCGCAGCAGGTGCCGGAATCGGAATGGCAACCAATTTCATGGCCAGCACTTGGGTGAGGCGTGGAGCGCTTATTCCGGTTCTGGCAGATTATGCGGTGGAACGGCACAACATCACGGCGCTGTGGCCCGAGAGCCGGCGGTCAAACCCGGCCGTCCGCGCTTTCCTCGACAGCTTAGTGAAGTTGTCCTGA
- a CDS encoding NADP-dependent oxidoreductase, which produces MTDMMKAVRLHEFGGPDVLRYEDAPRPGISADDVLVRVHAASLNPPDLYLRDGYRALPPEWHPRPSFPLILGTDVSGTVAAVGENVSQFKVNDEVYAMVRFPQNLMTGSSAYAEYVRVPVSELALKPAGIDHIQAAGAPMSLLTAWQFLVDLGHDLPNPFQPFRHAPVPLDGKIVLVNGAGGGVGHLAVQIAKWQGAKVIAVASGKNEALLYDLGADIFIDYTKAAAEAVVKDADLVLDAVGGANMERFLPSIKPDGALFLVNPLGFLGHDEAARRKITVSTTQVRSNGAQLAEAGRLLDDRSLRVVIDSTYPLAEASTAHRRASESSIQGKIVLVAA; this is translated from the coding sequence ATGACTGATATGATGAAAGCTGTGCGGTTGCACGAATTCGGTGGGCCAGATGTTCTTCGTTATGAAGATGCGCCCCGGCCGGGAATCTCGGCGGACGACGTGCTTGTTCGCGTCCATGCCGCCAGCCTCAACCCGCCGGATCTCTATCTGCGCGATGGTTATCGGGCTCTACCGCCGGAATGGCACCCCAGGCCAAGCTTTCCGCTGATCCTTGGCACGGACGTTTCCGGCACGGTTGCGGCCGTTGGTGAAAACGTGTCGCAGTTCAAGGTCAACGACGAGGTCTATGCGATGGTCCGCTTCCCGCAAAACCTCATGACGGGAAGCAGCGCCTATGCCGAATATGTTCGCGTTCCGGTATCGGAGTTGGCGCTGAAGCCCGCCGGGATCGACCATATCCAGGCTGCCGGTGCGCCCATGTCGCTTTTGACCGCTTGGCAATTTCTGGTCGATTTGGGACATGATTTGCCGAACCCATTCCAGCCCTTCCGGCATGCACCGGTTCCGCTCGACGGCAAGATCGTGCTGGTGAACGGCGCCGGCGGCGGCGTTGGCCATCTTGCAGTCCAGATCGCGAAGTGGCAAGGCGCGAAGGTGATTGCCGTTGCTTCCGGCAAAAACGAGGCGCTTCTCTATGATCTCGGTGCCGATATTTTCATCGACTATACGAAGGCGGCTGCCGAAGCAGTGGTGAAGGATGCTGATCTGGTGCTTGACGCCGTCGGCGGCGCGAATATGGAACGCTTTCTCCCCAGCATTAAGCCGGACGGCGCCCTGTTTCTCGTCAACCCGCTGGGTTTTCTAGGCCATGACGAAGCCGCCCGGCGAAAGATCACCGTCTCAACGACACAGGTGCGTTCGAACGGTGCGCAATTGGCAGAGGCCGGTCGTCTGCTCGATGATCGCTCCTTACGGGTGGTGATCGACAGCACCTATCCGCTGGCCGAGGCATCGACAGCGCATCGTCGTGCTTCAGAAAGTAGCATCCAGGGCAAGATCGTGCTGGTTGCCGCCTGA
- a CDS encoding LacI family DNA-binding transcriptional regulator gives MTARKISISDVAKAAGVSTATVDRVLNNRGGVRTDKEDRVLATARALGIDRALDRTPSRALRVAVLIQPPVNPFHSSLREGIDLASRMYATLNVQFFVHHIDPRKPAAIAAAVRDCRSYDGLVITSPDDIRVREAVAFLSRNVPVVTLATDLTDCGRAAYVGPNDRQAGRVAGDLMGLFLGRQGGRVVVVAGSRDITGHREREAGFRDIMTERYPECSLAVVLETGENQEEAGRVVEIAFRDDPGLRGIYHLSAGALPIVSALQRLGRIDNTVVITHELTPNRRMLLKSRKINAVIDQRPLLEARLAVETIAKLLGRMPGEAVSISTDIQIFLAENA, from the coding sequence ATGACTGCACGCAAGATAAGCATTTCGGATGTTGCAAAGGCAGCCGGGGTCTCGACCGCGACGGTGGATCGGGTTCTCAACAACCGTGGCGGCGTGCGTACCGACAAAGAAGACCGCGTTTTGGCCACTGCACGGGCGCTCGGTATTGACCGGGCCCTAGATCGTACCCCTTCACGCGCGCTACGCGTCGCGGTCCTTATCCAACCGCCAGTAAACCCGTTTCACTCGTCTTTGCGCGAGGGTATCGATCTTGCATCGCGAATGTACGCAACACTGAACGTGCAATTCTTCGTCCATCACATCGATCCACGAAAGCCGGCGGCGATCGCCGCAGCCGTCCGCGATTGTCGCTCCTATGATGGCCTCGTCATCACCAGCCCTGACGATATCAGGGTTCGGGAAGCCGTAGCATTCCTATCGCGCAATGTCCCGGTGGTTACTCTGGCGACCGACCTCACAGATTGCGGGCGTGCCGCCTATGTGGGGCCGAACGACAGGCAGGCCGGTCGGGTGGCTGGCGACCTGATGGGCCTTTTCCTCGGACGGCAAGGCGGCCGCGTCGTCGTGGTTGCCGGCTCACGCGATATCACTGGCCATCGCGAACGGGAAGCCGGGTTTCGCGACATCATGACCGAGCGTTATCCTGAATGCAGTCTGGCCGTGGTTCTGGAGACCGGAGAAAATCAGGAGGAAGCTGGCCGTGTCGTAGAGATTGCATTTCGGGATGACCCGGGATTACGAGGCATATATCATCTGTCCGCGGGTGCTTTGCCGATTGTCAGTGCCCTGCAACGCCTTGGCCGAATCGACAATACGGTGGTCATCACCCACGAACTCACGCCCAATCGACGGATGCTGCTAAAGTCCAGAAAGATCAACGCGGTTATCGACCAGAGACCCCTTTTGGAAGCACGCCTGGCAGTTGAGACCATCGCAAAGCTCCTCGGTAGAATGCCTGGAGAAGCGGTCTCTATCTCAACGGACATCCAGATCTTTCTCGCGGAGAATGCCTAG
- a CDS encoding sugar phosphate isomerase/epimerase family protein produces MGITVTTAPCCWGVDDVRNPNLPPWEMVFDEVKAAGYGGVELGPYGYVPLNIDMVSQALTSRGLYIVAGTIFNDLVAEENRDSLLHQTDEICALITRLPTPPKTPGQRFPAPYLTVMDWGHDERDYAAGHSDRAPRLDDAAWNGMMDNIRAISALAREKYGVRATIHPHAGGYIEFEDEIARLAIDIPQEVAGFCLDTGHTWYAGMDPVQTLRKYADRLDYIHFKDIDRAVFGRVMGEHIRFFEACAQGVMCPIGKGCIDYPAIRALLDELGYEGFITVEQERDPRNAGGSLADVKLSRDYLKSAGF; encoded by the coding sequence ATGGGTATAACAGTCACCACAGCACCGTGCTGCTGGGGCGTCGATGACGTGCGCAATCCAAACCTACCGCCGTGGGAAATGGTATTCGATGAAGTCAAGGCGGCCGGATATGGGGGGGTGGAGCTTGGCCCCTATGGTTATGTTCCGCTGAACATCGACATGGTCTCTCAGGCTCTGACAAGTCGAGGGCTCTATATCGTCGCCGGAACGATCTTCAATGATCTTGTCGCTGAGGAAAACCGCGATAGCCTGCTGCACCAGACGGACGAGATTTGCGCTCTGATCACCCGTCTGCCGACGCCGCCGAAGACGCCGGGCCAGCGATTTCCTGCACCTTATCTGACGGTGATGGATTGGGGACACGACGAACGCGATTATGCGGCGGGTCATTCCGACAGGGCACCCCGGCTCGATGACGCGGCATGGAACGGCATGATGGATAATATCAGGGCGATATCCGCTCTTGCCCGCGAGAAATATGGCGTTCGCGCCACCATTCATCCGCATGCCGGCGGTTACATCGAATTCGAGGACGAGATTGCCCGTCTCGCCATTGACATACCCCAGGAGGTTGCCGGTTTCTGCCTCGACACTGGCCATACCTGGTACGCCGGCATGGACCCTGTCCAAACCCTGCGCAAATACGCCGACCGTCTCGACTACATCCACTTCAAGGATATCGACAGGGCCGTCTTCGGACGCGTGATGGGTGAGCACATTCGCTTCTTTGAAGCCTGCGCGCAGGGGGTCATGTGTCCCATTGGCAAGGGTTGTATCGATTATCCCGCCATTCGCGCCCTTCTTGATGAGCTTGGTTATGAAGGCTTTATCACCGTTGAGCAGGAGCGTGATCCGCGCAACGCGGGCGGTAGCCTCGCCGACGTAAAACTCAGCCGTGACTATCTCAAGTCGGCTGGCTTCTAA
- a CDS encoding Gfo/Idh/MocA family protein, producing the protein MIYGTRQTKRPLRWAMVGGGRGSQIGYIHRSAALRDRYFDLVAGAFDLDADRGRAFGVELGLEPSRCYADWRALFAEEAKRPDGIEAVSIATPNNTHYEITKAALESGLHVVCEKPLCFTVAEAEDLQRIAAERGRIVGVTYGYSGHQVIEHARELVAAGELGEIRLVNLQFAHGFHNEAVELQNPATRWRVDPKFAGPSYVLGDIGTHPLYISEVILPDLRINRLLCTRQSFVKTRAPLEDNAMTLMEYDNGAFGTVWSSAINAGSMHGQKVRVVGSKASIEWWDEQPNQLRFEVQGEPVRILERGMGYLHAKALADDRIGAGHPEGLFEAWSNLYDRFAIAMEARNENDGERLASLRFPGIAAGVEGVRWVENCVRSADLGGVWVDYR; encoded by the coding sequence ATGATTTACGGAACGCGTCAGACAAAACGACCTCTTCGCTGGGCTATGGTGGGTGGTGGTCGCGGCAGTCAGATCGGCTATATTCACCGCAGCGCCGCCCTGCGTGACCGCTACTTCGATCTGGTCGCTGGCGCCTTCGACCTCGATGCCGATCGCGGCCGCGCCTTCGGTGTTGAACTGGGGCTCGAGCCCTCGCGATGCTACGCCGACTGGCGTGCGCTTTTCGCAGAGGAGGCAAAGCGTCCGGATGGGATCGAGGCAGTATCGATCGCAACGCCCAACAATACCCACTACGAGATCACCAAGGCTGCACTGGAAAGCGGGCTGCACGTTGTGTGTGAAAAGCCGCTGTGCTTCACGGTGGCCGAGGCCGAGGATCTTCAGCGTATCGCCGCAGAGCGCGGCCGTATTGTTGGAGTGACCTACGGCTATAGCGGCCACCAAGTCATCGAGCATGCCCGCGAGCTCGTTGCTGCCGGCGAGCTCGGGGAAATTCGTCTGGTCAACCTGCAATTCGCCCACGGGTTTCACAACGAGGCTGTCGAGCTTCAAAACCCGGCGACCCGCTGGCGCGTCGATCCGAAATTCGCAGGCCCAAGTTATGTGCTCGGCGATATCGGTACACATCCGCTTTATATTTCCGAGGTCATCCTGCCCGACCTCCGTATCAACCGCCTTCTGTGCACCCGGCAGAGCTTCGTCAAGACGCGTGCACCGCTCGAAGACAACGCCATGACCCTGATGGAATATGACAATGGCGCGTTTGGCACCGTCTGGTCGAGCGCCATCAATGCGGGTTCCATGCATGGACAAAAGGTGCGCGTCGTCGGATCAAAGGCTTCGATCGAATGGTGGGACGAGCAGCCAAACCAGCTACGATTTGAGGTTCAGGGCGAGCCGGTACGCATTCTTGAGCGTGGCATGGGCTACCTGCACGCAAAGGCACTTGCCGACGATCGTATCGGTGCAGGCCATCCCGAGGGCCTCTTCGAGGCCTGGTCTAACCTCTACGACCGCTTTGCTATCGCTATGGAGGCGCGCAACGAAAACGATGGCGAACGCCTTGCGAGCCTCCGGTTTCCGGGGATTGCGGCAGGGGTTGAGGGCGTTCGCTGGGTTGAGAACTGCGTTCGTTCCGCCGATCTCGGCGGCGTCTGGGTCGATTATCGGTAG
- a CDS encoding sugar phosphate isomerase/epimerase family protein, whose translation MKHALDPHMIRHLSLEEICRKTAELGYDYVELSPRPDFLSWWTRPKVYPERVKSFKKALKDHGVGLATLQPMYRWASPYQDEWETAIENWKRAIEIAAEMECPMLVSEFGRGGSPDRSLNDRSGLHRPETCEGQFFRAMDILVPILEREGLILSLEAHPEDWIEEIAPAIDIIKTINSKAVKASFIAPHTFFYGPDMVANLRATEGLLAHVRLADTYDHNKSSQLRYIVNPPGAKVRVHQHTDFGQGEINWEVFFSTLADMKFDGVLSNCVFAWEDRAEDSARFMLRETQTYVNKYWPK comes from the coding sequence ATGAAACACGCACTCGATCCGCATATGATCCGTCATTTATCTCTGGAGGAAATTTGCCGAAAGACCGCCGAGCTGGGATACGACTATGTTGAGCTCTCACCCCGTCCGGACTTTCTCTCCTGGTGGACGCGTCCGAAGGTTTATCCCGAGAGGGTAAAGAGCTTCAAGAAGGCCCTCAAGGACCATGGGGTGGGCCTGGCAACGCTGCAGCCAATGTACCGCTGGGCCAGCCCATACCAAGACGAGTGGGAAACGGCGATAGAGAACTGGAAGCGTGCCATCGAAATTGCGGCTGAGATGGAATGCCCGATGTTGGTCTCGGAGTTCGGGCGAGGGGGATCCCCGGATCGAAGCCTGAATGACCGCAGTGGGTTGCATCGTCCGGAGACGTGTGAGGGGCAGTTTTTCCGTGCGATGGATATCCTCGTGCCAATTCTGGAGCGCGAAGGGCTGATCCTCTCGCTCGAAGCGCATCCAGAGGACTGGATTGAGGAAATCGCCCCTGCCATCGATATCATCAAGACGATCAATTCAAAGGCTGTAAAGGCATCGTTCATCGCGCCCCATACCTTCTTCTACGGTCCCGACATGGTTGCTAACCTGCGAGCGACCGAGGGGCTTCTAGCACATGTTCGCCTCGCAGACACCTATGACCATAACAAGTCTTCGCAACTGCGCTACATTGTAAATCCGCCTGGAGCGAAGGTGCGCGTCCATCAACACACCGACTTCGGCCAAGGTGAGATCAACTGGGAAGTATTCTTCTCAACTCTTGCCGACATGAAATTCGACGGTGTCCTTTCAAATTGCGTTTTCGCTTGGGAGGACCGAGCCGAAGACAGTGCCCGTTTCATGCTTCGTGAGACACAGACGTATGTGAACAAGTACTGGCCAAAGTAA
- a CDS encoding BrnA antitoxin family protein encodes MATPRRPSNPKDAAEALFKPAKKVAAPAVERPAIPNTKELVSLKIDSDVLAHFQADGPGWQERINDTLRAAMNASK; translated from the coding sequence ATGGCAACACCCCGACGACCGTCCAATCCGAAAGACGCAGCCGAGGCGCTGTTCAAACCGGCAAAGAAGGTCGCAGCGCCAGCCGTTGAACGGCCTGCAATTCCTAACACCAAAGAGCTTGTATCATTGAAAATCGACAGCGATGTGCTCGCGCATTTTCAAGCCGACGGTCCGGGCTGGCAGGAGCGCATCAACGATACCTTGCGAGCCGCAATGAATGCGTCCAAATAA